In one window of Nitrospinaceae bacterium DNA:
- a CDS encoding glycosyltransferase family 2 protein, which yields MISIVIPALNEAEGIGPFLDALSEQAGVFEIIVSDGGSWDATPQIAADKARLITSPPGRAAQMNQGAAAAKGDILLFLHSDTLLPPGALSLIEKTLIESPTGEPKTVGGGFTHRFDRNDLFSRFISFSANTRSQWTNLLFGDQAIFVRRSVFKKMGGYADMPLFEDWDFSDRMREAGGISILPASVTASGRRIKVWGKWRCFVIWWGLSILYWMGVPATRLVRFYEHVR from the coding sequence AATACCCGCGCTTAACGAGGCCGAAGGAATAGGTCCGTTTCTAGATGCGCTCAGCGAGCAGGCGGGGGTTTTTGAAATCATCGTCTCAGATGGCGGAAGCTGGGACGCCACCCCCCAGATAGCGGCCGATAAAGCCCGCCTCATCACCTCACCGCCCGGAAGAGCTGCGCAGATGAACCAGGGCGCAGCAGCCGCAAAAGGAGACATCCTGCTCTTTCTCCACTCCGACACCCTGCTCCCTCCTGGCGCGCTTTCGTTGATCGAAAAAACCTTGATCGAATCTCCTACAGGCGAGCCCAAAACAGTTGGCGGGGGATTCACCCACCGTTTTGATCGAAACGATCTCTTCAGCCGCTTCATAAGCTTCAGCGCCAACACCCGCTCGCAATGGACGAATCTGCTCTTCGGCGATCAGGCCATCTTCGTTCGTCGCTCTGTTTTCAAAAAAATGGGTGGCTACGCGGATATGCCGCTATTTGAGGATTGGGACTTCAGCGATCGGATGCGCGAGGCAGGCGGCATCTCAATTTTACCTGCGAGCGTCACCGCCAGCGGGCGGCGCATCAAGGTCTGGGGAAAATGGCGGTGTTTCGTCATCTGGTGGGGGCTCAGCATCCTCTACTGGATGGGTGTTCCGGCGACTAGGCTTGTGCGGTTTTATGAGCACGTGCGGTGA